In Cytobacillus oceanisediminis, the following proteins share a genomic window:
- a CDS encoding spore germination protein, with product MNKEKNNLNPAENQTPAEIVKRAKKSSDFKEIKKNVSGVRIVILYFTSLIDHKTMEHVFLPYINECEKKTDQAFDFNQFKNSLPLEDVIRTKEAKEIEEKIHQGYVLIKFENTSEDCLLVNVSNLSKGIRESNETENEFNVIGPKLGFVESLDTNILLLRTKVKSPLLTTEEIVLGTLSKTRIMIVYLDGITNEQHIENVKKRLSEIDFDIIFDTSALVQLIKENSYTPFPLYFSSERLDRISYSLTSGQVVIFSDGSPYAVSGPTTIFDFFLSSEDYYYNWIIGSFFRFTRILAIIFSIFSSAIYVAVMTFHYEVVPADLLGPLIESRANVPFPPLLEVLFLELTIELLREAGARLPTKVGQTLGIVGGIVIGQAAVMAALTSNILLIIVALAALASFTTPAIVMSNTIRILRFPFIIMSSFLGGLGIMIGFAVLLCHLFKLKSFDTPYMVPLHPFRSNSLADSIIRSPYNKLNKRPDFLRPKDKIKYSPKESNKKKEDINDE from the coding sequence ATGAACAAGGAAAAAAATAATCTAAATCCTGCAGAAAATCAAACACCTGCCGAGATAGTAAAAAGAGCCAAAAAATCATCTGATTTTAAAGAGATTAAAAAAAATGTTTCCGGAGTCCGGATAGTCATTTTATACTTCACTTCACTAATCGATCACAAGACGATGGAACATGTATTTCTTCCATATATTAATGAATGCGAAAAAAAGACTGACCAGGCTTTTGATTTTAATCAATTTAAAAACAGCCTTCCGCTTGAAGATGTTATTAGAACAAAGGAAGCAAAAGAAATCGAAGAAAAAATTCATCAAGGATATGTCCTAATTAAATTTGAGAATACCTCTGAAGATTGTCTTTTAGTGAATGTAAGCAATTTATCTAAAGGGATAAGAGAATCTAACGAAACTGAGAATGAATTTAATGTTATCGGCCCAAAATTAGGGTTTGTTGAGAGTCTTGATACCAATATTCTTTTACTTCGAACTAAGGTAAAGTCTCCTTTATTAACTACTGAAGAGATCGTGCTGGGCACGCTGTCAAAAACAAGAATAATGATTGTTTATTTAGATGGCATTACAAATGAACAACATATAGAAAACGTAAAAAAAAGGCTCTCTGAAATAGATTTTGATATCATTTTTGATACTTCTGCTTTAGTCCAGCTAATTAAGGAAAATTCTTATACTCCTTTTCCACTTTACTTTTCTTCAGAGAGGCTGGATAGAATTTCTTATTCACTCACTTCCGGCCAAGTCGTTATCTTTAGTGATGGTTCACCATACGCAGTATCCGGACCTACTACCATATTCGATTTTTTTCTCTCATCCGAAGATTATTATTATAACTGGATTATTGGGTCTTTCTTCCGTTTTACACGAATACTTGCGATCATCTTTTCAATCTTTTCTTCCGCCATTTATGTTGCGGTTATGACGTTTCATTATGAGGTGGTGCCTGCGGATTTACTGGGTCCGCTAATAGAGTCCAGAGCAAACGTTCCATTTCCGCCGCTGCTGGAGGTTCTTTTTTTAGAATTGACCATTGAATTATTAAGAGAGGCAGGAGCCCGATTGCCTACTAAAGTAGGACAGACATTGGGCATTGTTGGCGGTATTGTCATTGGACAGGCAGCTGTAATGGCAGCACTGACAAGTAATATTTTATTAATCATTGTCGCTTTAGCAGCCTTAGCTTCATTCACAACACCAGCTATCGTTATGTCCAACACCATTCGAATTTTAAGATTTCCCTTTATCATCATGTCATCATTCCTAGGCGGGCTAGGTATCATGATAGGTTTTGCCGTGCTGCTATGTCATTTGTTTAAATTAAAATCATTTGATACTCCTTACATGGTTCCTTTGCACCCGTTTCGCAGCAATAGTCTTGCGGATAGTATCATAAGGTCCCCTTATAATAAATTAAACAAAAGGCCAGATTTTTTGAGACCTAAAGATAAAATTAAATATTCACCAAAAGAGAGTAACAAAAAGAAGGAAGATATTAATGACGAATAA
- the vanR gene encoding vancomycin resistance response regulator transcription factor, VanR-F/VanR-M family, translated as MRDISILIADDEEDIADLIAIHLEKEGYHVIKVSDGQEAVRVVGTQQIDLLILDIMMPKMDGYEVTRRIREQHNMPIIFLSAKTSDFDKVQGLVIGADDYMTKPFTPIELVARVNAQLRRFIQLNQPKADHKTWLEYGGLVITPDQRTVTLYGESIELTPKEFDILYLLASHPKKVYSVENIFQQVWGEAYFESGNTVMVHIRTLRKKLEEGKQNHKWIKTVWGVGYSFNG; from the coding sequence ATGAGAGATATTTCGATATTAATTGCGGATGATGAGGAGGACATTGCTGATCTGATTGCCATTCATTTAGAAAAAGAAGGGTATCATGTTATTAAAGTTTCGGATGGACAAGAGGCTGTTCGTGTTGTCGGGACTCAACAGATTGATTTGCTGATTTTGGATATTATGATGCCGAAAATGGATGGATATGAAGTAACCCGCCGCATTCGCGAGCAGCATAACATGCCCATCATCTTTTTGAGTGCTAAAACCTCTGATTTTGATAAAGTACAGGGACTGGTCATTGGAGCAGATGATTATATGACGAAACCATTCACCCCAATCGAATTGGTTGCCCGTGTAAATGCTCAGCTCCGGCGTTTTATACAGCTGAATCAGCCGAAAGCAGATCATAAAACCTGGCTGGAATATGGCGGGTTAGTGATTACTCCTGATCAGCGCACAGTGACCCTATATGGTGAAAGCATTGAGCTTACGCCGAAAGAGTTTGATATTTTGTATTTGCTTGCGAGTCATCCAAAAAAAGTGTATAGTGTGGAAAATATTTTTCAGCAGGTGTGGGGTGAAGCCTACTTTGAAAGCGGCAATACAGTCATGGTACATATTCGCACGCTGCGAAAAAAACTGGAAGAAGGCAAACAGAACCACAAATGGATAAAAACCGTGTGGGGA
- a CDS encoding Ger(x)C family spore germination protein, with amino-acid sequence MTNNTLVKMGIVVLTLILAGCVPHNIINEVSLMHNVGYDKEDEMLKASVVYPNYAESDNPALITAAAKNPSSLQEELSHKSQFPFEIGQVRVMIFGDQLSRDGLASILDPICKDPKIGIVRIVITDGTPDLILSKTLNESPLFLMNLIDKSIENEGIPESNSHVMYDQFFGSGIDMSFPNLTVDSKGKIKVDGMGIFKGEKLAFRISEKETFLLKLMTDKNKRGVYSFDLNMHGHKANIGVRTNYGKHKVKFIKENLREQVRVSLNLDVELDALPEWINLEDEKDLKLFKTALQKSISNDAELLLKDFQTNGVDPLGLGRVYKANHRNYSEKSFYDRIYPNMTYEVNTKIVVRQTGVGN; translated from the coding sequence ATGACGAATAACACATTAGTTAAAATGGGTATTGTTGTTCTAACTCTAATTCTGGCTGGATGTGTACCTCACAATATTATTAATGAAGTCTCTCTGATGCATAATGTAGGATATGACAAAGAAGATGAGATGCTAAAGGCAAGTGTTGTTTATCCAAATTATGCCGAGAGTGATAATCCTGCTTTAATCACAGCTGCAGCTAAAAATCCATCCAGTCTGCAGGAAGAACTTAGCCATAAGTCTCAATTTCCATTTGAAATAGGTCAAGTAAGGGTAATGATATTTGGGGATCAACTAAGCAGAGATGGTTTAGCTTCCATATTAGACCCCATCTGTAAGGATCCAAAAATTGGCATAGTAAGAATTGTCATTACAGATGGAACTCCAGATTTAATACTAAGTAAAACACTTAATGAGAGTCCGCTATTCTTAATGAATTTGATTGATAAAAGTATTGAAAATGAAGGAATTCCTGAATCTAACTCCCATGTAATGTATGACCAGTTTTTTGGAAGTGGAATTGATATGTCCTTTCCAAATCTTACAGTTGATTCTAAAGGGAAAATTAAAGTCGATGGTATGGGGATTTTTAAAGGTGAAAAATTAGCTTTTAGGATTTCCGAAAAAGAAACCTTCTTATTAAAATTAATGACGGATAAAAACAAAAGGGGAGTATATAGTTTTGACCTCAACATGCATGGACACAAAGCTAATATTGGGGTCAGAACGAACTATGGAAAACACAAGGTGAAATTCATCAAGGAGAACCTCAGGGAACAAGTTAGAGTAAGCCTAAATTTAGATGTAGAACTTGATGCTTTGCCTGAATGGATCAATTTAGAAGATGAAAAGGATCTTAAATTATTTAAAACCGCCTTACAGAAATCAATTTCAAACGATGCTGAATTACTTCTCAAGGATTTTCAAACAAATGGTGTAGATCCTTTAGGTTTAGGAAGAGTGTATAAAGCAAATCACAGAAATTATTCTGAAAAGAGTTTTTACGATCGGATATATCCTAATATGACATATGAGGTAAATACCAAAATTGTTGTAAGGCAAACTGGGGTGGGAAATTAG